A window of Pirellula sp. SH-Sr6A contains these coding sequences:
- a CDS encoding flagellar hook-length control protein FliK — protein MAESERVHSSSITPPISLPSRKRFGSDVSAKRFQEELLSLDFFPARSSEPVDPSTSAVESPQSGQPISDSSPTANEKQSEPSDTSDEEEPVESQPTLSDSYPLLCNPTSCRAPENAPAESDSPSEGDRELVAANSKQDEQDRSPLPSTEQPVATQRETNQAHRSVTPSPAPLSDETESAEQQPTPVDTDPKSPTTEPSNAPPTVTMEDAEPTLSEWSSTQTMVENEGRPRPKRQREDSKPSASAEDTSAQLSAIADKAPDDEGVQLSSDWKGATEEETFPTMELRESDTNPKNRRADRLERDKRSGRDELDPSEASASESQSDSEGSASRVSDGTTTLALPSDASWSGLANIPTEVVTAGFTEASAAGITSSSPQMVVPPAITTPSSVDSTAATAAGTTASNGFDPASTLGASFSSTNDGQRVGSSERSQAGASSVRGPLTPYQESKLVQRVMRGFEQLSEGGGQVRLRLHPPELGTLQMTLRIESMQVFAKLEVETTVARDALVQNAQALKDQLAAQGFEVERFEVEIRAEVGGDSSGMEDRSDRQGENQRWQTLESRYAAMQSNRINEGHRDPQTPPTRTPWFRNGNNLDLTV, from the coding sequence ATGGCCGAATCCGAACGCGTTCATTCCTCATCCATCACCCCTCCGATTTCGCTCCCATCGCGTAAACGTTTCGGCTCCGACGTCTCGGCCAAACGGTTCCAAGAAGAGCTCCTGAGCTTGGATTTCTTTCCAGCCCGCTCCTCCGAACCGGTAGATCCCTCCACTTCCGCTGTCGAATCCCCCCAATCTGGGCAACCCATTTCCGATTCCAGCCCGACAGCCAACGAAAAACAATCGGAGCCATCCGACACCTCCGACGAGGAAGAACCGGTAGAGAGCCAGCCCACGCTCTCGGACTCCTATCCGCTTCTGTGCAACCCCACCTCCTGCCGCGCCCCTGAAAACGCCCCTGCTGAGTCGGATAGCCCCTCCGAGGGAGACCGAGAACTCGTTGCTGCCAATTCCAAACAGGACGAACAAGATCGCTCGCCGCTCCCAAGCACCGAACAACCCGTTGCTACCCAGAGAGAGACAAACCAAGCCCATCGCTCCGTAACGCCCTCTCCAGCACCCCTTTCGGACGAAACCGAATCCGCCGAACAACAACCGACGCCCGTCGATACCGATCCGAAATCGCCTACGACCGAACCGTCCAACGCCCCACCCACGGTAACCATGGAGGATGCCGAACCCACGCTTTCGGAGTGGTCATCGACGCAGACCATGGTCGAGAACGAGGGACGCCCACGACCGAAGCGCCAAAGGGAGGATTCCAAACCCTCCGCCTCCGCGGAAGACACTTCGGCGCAACTTTCTGCAATAGCCGACAAGGCTCCCGATGACGAAGGAGTGCAACTGTCTTCGGATTGGAAAGGCGCGACGGAGGAAGAGACCTTCCCCACGATGGAGCTGCGGGAATCGGATACCAACCCCAAGAACCGTCGTGCTGATCGCCTGGAACGAGACAAGCGTTCGGGAAGGGACGAACTGGATCCGTCCGAGGCGAGCGCCTCGGAATCTCAGTCCGATTCCGAAGGGTCCGCATCGCGAGTGTCCGATGGCACGACGACTCTCGCGCTCCCATCCGACGCGTCGTGGAGTGGATTAGCCAATATCCCCACCGAAGTCGTCACCGCGGGTTTTACCGAGGCATCCGCAGCTGGCATCACCTCCTCCAGTCCTCAGATGGTGGTACCACCTGCAATCACCACTCCCTCCTCGGTCGACTCGACCGCCGCGACCGCTGCAGGAACAACGGCCTCGAATGGCTTCGACCCCGCATCCACATTGGGTGCATCTTTTAGTTCAACCAACGACGGACAACGAGTGGGGTCCAGTGAGAGGTCCCAGGCGGGAGCTTCCTCGGTGCGAGGTCCGCTGACTCCCTATCAGGAGAGCAAGCTGGTACAGCGGGTCATGCGAGGATTTGAGCAGCTAAGCGAGGGGGGAGGGCAAGTTCGATTGCGGCTCCACCCACCGGAGCTGGGCACGCTCCAAATGACCCTTCGCATCGAGTCGATGCAGGTCTTCGCCAAACTAGAGGTGGAAACCACTGTCGCTCGCGATGCTTTGGTTCAGAATGCGCAAGCGTTGAAGGATCAGTTGGCAGCCCAAGGGTTTGAAGTCGAGCGATTCGAAGTAGAAATTCGCGCCGAGGTAGGGGGCGACTCGTCGGGGATGGAAGATCGATCGGATCGCCAAGGTGAGAATCAGCGGTGGCAAACGCTAGAAAGTCGTTATGCTGCGATGCAATCGAATCGAATCAACGAGGGGCATCGCGATCCGCAAACCCCGCCCACCCGAACGCCTTGGTTCCGCAATGGGAACAACCTCGACCTCACCGTCTAG
- the fliJ gene encoding flagellar export protein FliJ, with protein MAKFRLATLLKLRERERDQAAKAVQDARMAIDKLTTQKQELLAENETMNSIRKSASQGAMNLQSILDTQRFQMVLGSQVQQIDNHLGTLHQELQRREALLLKCQQGVKSLEKLRDQREESEEVLALQKQQERTDEWASVRFAMDIQSQSDDS; from the coding sequence ATGGCGAAATTTCGACTTGCGACCCTTCTCAAACTTCGCGAACGAGAGCGAGACCAAGCGGCCAAAGCAGTGCAAGACGCTCGAATGGCCATCGACAAACTGACAACCCAAAAGCAAGAGCTTCTAGCGGAGAACGAGACGATGAACTCGATTCGAAAATCCGCTAGCCAAGGAGCGATGAACTTGCAAAGCATTTTGGATACCCAGCGATTCCAAATGGTGCTCGGATCCCAGGTGCAACAGATTGATAATCACCTGGGAACCCTCCATCAGGAATTGCAGCGCCGCGAGGCCCTGCTCTTGAAATGCCAACAAGGGGTGAAGTCGCTGGAGAAACTTCGCGACCAACGCGAGGAGTCCGAGGAAGTGCTCGCCCTTCAAAAACAACAGGAGCGAACCGACGAGTGGGCAAGTGTTCGATTCGCGATGGATATTCAATCGCAGTCCGATGATTCGTAA
- a CDS encoding FliI/YscN family ATPase: MTQAFASFPSMIQRKHWSQNLQRIVPFGISGRVRSIRGTTIVVDGLPVPVGALVKIHRRQQDSLQAEVIGFDGGKTILAPLDNWDGVSQGDHVELFQTYRSVNVASNIIGRVLDATGQPMDDAGPLELGRKMPCDAPPVPALQRPPIDKILPTQVRAIDMFLTLGCGQRMGIFAGSGVGKSTILGMLARGTAADHVVIALIGERGREVREFLERDLGEEGRQKSVTVVATSDQPAPKRILAAKTATAIAEALRDEGKNVLLLMDSVTRFAMAQREVGLAAGEVPTTRGYPPSVFAMLPQLVERSGINHRGSITALYTVLVEGDDTNEPISDTLRGLLDGHIHLSRSIASRGRYPAIDVLPSLSRLQSHLIDPELKKGTDALRALMAIYRENEDLINIGAYTRGSNPQIDKAIQMRPMIEALLSQGQRELVPWEKSREDVLKLAIAAAATAPPPAMSNPPTARAA; the protein is encoded by the coding sequence ATGACCCAAGCATTCGCTTCGTTCCCGAGCATGATCCAACGCAAGCACTGGAGCCAAAACCTTCAGCGGATCGTTCCGTTTGGAATCTCAGGACGCGTCCGAAGCATTCGCGGTACGACGATTGTTGTTGATGGATTGCCCGTCCCCGTAGGTGCCTTGGTAAAAATCCATCGAAGGCAACAGGATTCGCTCCAGGCGGAAGTCATCGGATTCGATGGCGGCAAAACCATCCTGGCGCCGCTCGACAACTGGGATGGGGTAAGCCAAGGGGATCACGTCGAACTCTTCCAAACCTATCGTTCGGTCAACGTTGCGTCGAACATTATCGGTCGGGTCCTGGATGCGACGGGGCAACCGATGGATGATGCTGGGCCTTTGGAGCTGGGACGCAAGATGCCTTGCGATGCTCCACCCGTCCCCGCATTGCAGCGACCTCCGATCGACAAAATTCTCCCGACGCAAGTTCGGGCCATCGACATGTTCCTCACCCTCGGGTGCGGCCAGCGGATGGGGATCTTTGCGGGGTCCGGTGTTGGAAAGAGCACGATCCTGGGCATGCTCGCGCGAGGCACCGCCGCAGACCATGTCGTGATCGCCTTGATCGGCGAACGGGGGCGAGAAGTGCGCGAGTTCCTCGAACGAGATCTGGGCGAAGAAGGACGCCAAAAAAGTGTGACGGTTGTCGCGACCAGCGACCAACCTGCCCCCAAGCGTATTCTGGCCGCCAAAACGGCCACGGCCATCGCCGAAGCGCTCCGAGACGAAGGGAAGAATGTATTGCTCCTGATGGACTCCGTCACCCGGTTCGCCATGGCGCAGCGCGAGGTCGGGCTCGCCGCCGGCGAAGTCCCCACGACGCGGGGCTATCCACCCAGCGTGTTCGCTATGTTGCCCCAGCTGGTCGAACGATCGGGCATCAATCATCGCGGCAGCATCACCGCGCTTTACACAGTCCTGGTCGAAGGCGATGACACCAACGAACCGATCAGCGATACGTTGCGAGGGCTCCTCGATGGTCACATTCACCTCTCCCGAAGCATCGCGTCGCGCGGTCGCTACCCCGCGATCGACGTACTTCCAAGCCTCAGCCGGCTGCAATCGCATTTGATCGACCCAGAACTCAAAAAGGGAACCGATGCGCTTCGAGCCCTCATGGCAATCTATCGCGAAAACGAAGACTTGATCAACATCGGAGCCTACACGCGAGGGAGCAACCCGCAGATCGATAAGGCCATTCAAATGCGACCGATGATCGAAGCACTGCTATCGCAGGGCCAACGCGAACTGGTTCCCTGGGAGAAGTCTCGCGAGGACGTATTGAAACTGGCGATCGCTGCAGCCGCTACGGCCCCACCTCCCGCGATGTCGAACCCACCGACCGCTCGAGCGGCCTAA
- a CDS encoding FliH/SctL family protein, with amino-acid sequence MASVFKSRSIPAGSNTAQAEVFNWEDVTTRAREYLDTVRQQAQQLIRESQSECDRIRSQAQQEGLKSGQNQVEKMAHQLANQLASEKAQQSTQSVDRFCKELEAATEQWLRQWQHETIALSIAIAEKLLIRQIESDPTILLDWIQDSIRLVAGQRNITIKLHPEDAQQLSDGLSYLINSSGPNAQVQVSEDVEVGRFGIILQTDDTQIDRTLRTQLRRLMEELQ; translated from the coding sequence ATGGCGAGTGTATTCAAATCGCGATCGATTCCGGCCGGATCCAACACCGCGCAGGCCGAGGTCTTCAATTGGGAAGATGTGACAACCCGAGCGAGGGAATACCTCGACACTGTTCGTCAACAAGCTCAGCAGTTGATACGAGAGAGCCAATCCGAGTGCGACCGCATCCGATCGCAAGCCCAGCAGGAAGGCTTGAAGAGCGGCCAAAACCAGGTTGAAAAAATGGCGCATCAACTCGCCAATCAGCTTGCAAGTGAGAAAGCCCAGCAGTCGACGCAGAGTGTCGATCGATTCTGCAAAGAGCTTGAAGCCGCGACCGAGCAGTGGCTGAGGCAATGGCAGCATGAGACCATCGCCCTTTCGATCGCGATCGCGGAAAAGCTTCTTATCCGTCAAATCGAATCCGATCCCACGATACTTTTGGATTGGATCCAAGACTCCATTCGGCTGGTCGCTGGACAGAGGAACATCACGATCAAGCTCCATCCTGAGGATGCACAGCAACTCTCGGACGGTCTTTCCTACTTGATCAATTCGTCGGGTCCCAACGCCCAGGTGCAAGTCTCCGAGGACGTGGAAGTAGGTCGGTTCGGCATCATTCTGCAAACCGATGACACCCAAATTGATCGCACACTTCGGACTCAGTTACGACGTTTGATGGAGGAACTGCAGTAG
- a CDS encoding FliG C-terminal domain-containing protein: MPAADQRIRQVAIVLQSLDAGTARSLLGQLPPDMARLVKQAMTKLGTVSASERAQAMNDLQSMLHALQPSTGTMESATESPAAALLAESSSHDRVEWSANASPAGAASNTGSPLASRVTESELPWLAWDPSALATFLANERPTVIATVLNQLSPERAKALLDHLPVETAGATLAAIPNLFLVDPSILTDILAEVEKKLPKQQPTTTTATIAGIAKLAAIIEQFQGNQKQAWLKAIAAKNPDVAMQLGWHGPSNPSSESSFAGLPPSPLPSNAAISGNDEASDIFESPRILSMESHRKDANRPKLDSESEQETAPNSLPLQTAFDDLLHLTDGDLVTLLHSCERTDVLHALRNASPAMLQRIERLIPRDDLKKFRDFLRRMPHQSESESSCSQKTILEQSERLMASGRIAQVDRVSSFKAA; the protein is encoded by the coding sequence ATGCCAGCCGCCGATCAACGCATTCGCCAAGTCGCCATCGTCTTGCAGTCGCTGGATGCTGGCACCGCGAGAAGTTTGCTGGGGCAACTCCCCCCTGATATGGCTCGCCTGGTTAAGCAAGCGATGACCAAGCTCGGTACGGTTTCCGCATCCGAACGCGCCCAAGCGATGAACGACCTGCAGAGCATGCTGCATGCGCTCCAACCGTCGACCGGGACGATGGAATCCGCGACAGAGTCGCCCGCCGCCGCTCTCCTGGCCGAATCCTCCTCGCATGACCGCGTCGAATGGAGCGCCAACGCATCGCCCGCCGGAGCCGCTTCCAACACGGGGTCACCGCTCGCTAGCCGCGTAACCGAAAGCGAGTTGCCTTGGTTAGCCTGGGATCCCTCGGCCTTAGCGACCTTTCTCGCCAACGAACGACCGACAGTCATCGCCACGGTTCTCAACCAACTATCGCCCGAACGCGCCAAAGCCTTGCTCGACCACCTTCCGGTCGAGACCGCCGGTGCAACCCTGGCAGCGATCCCCAATCTCTTTTTGGTCGATCCCAGCATTCTCACGGATATCCTAGCCGAAGTCGAAAAGAAGCTCCCGAAGCAGCAGCCCACGACCACGACAGCTACCATCGCTGGCATCGCCAAACTCGCAGCCATCATCGAACAGTTCCAAGGGAACCAGAAGCAAGCCTGGCTCAAAGCGATCGCCGCAAAAAACCCGGACGTGGCGATGCAACTGGGCTGGCACGGACCATCGAACCCATCGAGCGAATCCTCCTTTGCCGGCCTCCCTCCATCCCCGTTGCCATCGAACGCGGCAATCTCCGGGAACGACGAGGCATCCGACATTTTCGAGTCCCCTCGCATTCTTTCGATGGAGTCCCATCGCAAAGATGCAAATCGGCCCAAGCTCGATTCGGAATCGGAACAAGAAACTGCACCGAACTCGCTCCCCCTGCAAACGGCCTTTGACGACCTGCTCCATCTGACCGATGGAGATTTGGTGACCCTCCTTCACTCCTGCGAGCGTACGGATGTTCTCCACGCTTTGAGAAATGCGAGTCCCGCGATGCTTCAACGCATCGAACGGCTCATTCCTCGCGACGATCTCAAAAAGTTTCGTGACTTCCTCCGACGCATGCCCCATCAGAGTGAATCGGAATCGAGTTGCTCGCAAAAAACGATCTTAGAACAATCCGAACGGTTGATGGCATCGGGCCGGATAGCCCAGGTCGATCGCGTTTCCTCTTTCAAAGCGGCATAA
- a CDS encoding LuxR C-terminal-related transcriptional regulator, producing the protein MPIHPPHNHIPVTELVSMNPSGFPTTAAHEVLSRPELVLPILARSLREEVVFFSQDNNGRITFLNDACESVLGVSRGELLERSFYDFLTDSPINDAFRANNWISSTEYIPTKKQCELEFSSGKRLRVECWMVPVVHHGIMVGATGILRNLSTNDSTELSPEAQKQLLEKAALLTPVERQVVELVVDGQMNKRIASQLGVALRTIESRRSRAMSKLGVSSLSQLVQYWIQIRRLEGAR; encoded by the coding sequence ATGCCAATTCATCCACCGCATAACCATATACCAGTAACCGAACTTGTTTCCATGAATCCATCCGGCTTTCCAACGACGGCCGCTCACGAAGTCCTCTCCAGACCTGAACTTGTTCTCCCCATTCTGGCTCGCAGCCTCCGGGAAGAAGTCGTCTTTTTTAGTCAGGACAACAACGGGCGAATCACCTTTTTGAACGATGCTTGCGAAAGCGTCCTCGGGGTTTCGCGAGGGGAATTGTTGGAGCGATCGTTTTACGACTTTCTTACCGATTCGCCGATCAATGACGCGTTCCGGGCGAACAATTGGATTTCGTCCACGGAGTACATTCCGACCAAAAAGCAATGCGAACTGGAGTTCTCGTCTGGCAAACGCCTGCGGGTTGAATGCTGGATGGTTCCGGTAGTGCATCACGGGATTATGGTCGGCGCGACCGGTATCCTAAGGAACTTGTCGACAAACGATTCGACCGAACTCTCTCCCGAAGCGCAGAAGCAATTGCTTGAAAAAGCAGCGTTGCTTACTCCGGTGGAGCGGCAAGTCGTCGAGCTGGTAGTGGATGGTCAGATGAACAAGCGAATTGCGTCCCAATTGGGAGTCGCGTTGCGAACGATTGAATCTCGCCGTTCCCGTGCGATGTCGAAGCTCGGAGTGAGCTCCCTGTCCCAGCTTGTGCAGTACTGGATTCAGATTCGTCGTTTGGAGGGGGCACGCTGA
- the tdh gene encoding L-threonine 3-dehydrogenase, which yields MKALVKSKRDVGLELLDVPKPTIGINDCLIRVHKTGICGTDLHIYNWDAWAQKTIPVPMVVGHEFVGEIVEVGANVTDFFPGEIVSGEGHVVCGRCRNCLAGRRHLCKDTSGVGVNRTGAFAEYIALPMTNVWHHKSTIDRDIASIFDPLGNAVHTALSFDLLGEDVLITGAGPIGLMAVAVVRHAGARHVVVSDLNPYRLDLARKMGATVAVDPREKTLAQVQKELDMREGFDVGLEMSGSPAALRSMLESMCHGGKIAMLGIPSEPIAIDWNLVVFNMLTIKGIYGREMYETWYKMSVMLDSGLDISPVITHRFSFRDFEKGFQAMQSGMCGKVVLDWSDA from the coding sequence ATGAAGGCGCTTGTCAAATCGAAGCGCGATGTTGGGTTGGAACTTCTAGATGTTCCCAAACCGACGATCGGTATCAACGACTGTCTGATCCGCGTTCACAAAACGGGAATCTGCGGAACCGATTTGCATATCTACAACTGGGACGCTTGGGCCCAGAAGACGATCCCGGTACCGATGGTCGTCGGCCATGAATTTGTTGGTGAAATCGTCGAAGTGGGAGCGAATGTCACCGATTTCTTCCCCGGTGAAATCGTCTCGGGCGAAGGGCACGTCGTGTGTGGTCGATGCCGCAATTGCTTGGCCGGTCGCAGGCATTTGTGCAAGGACACGTCGGGGGTTGGGGTCAATCGGACCGGTGCATTTGCCGAATACATCGCACTCCCGATGACAAACGTTTGGCATCACAAGAGTACGATCGACCGCGATATCGCGTCCATCTTCGACCCGCTCGGGAATGCGGTCCACACCGCCCTAAGCTTCGATCTCCTCGGGGAGGACGTGTTGATTACGGGGGCGGGACCGATCGGTCTCATGGCCGTCGCCGTTGTCCGCCACGCGGGGGCTCGCCATGTTGTCGTCTCCGATTTGAATCCTTATCGGCTCGATTTGGCCCGCAAGATGGGAGCGACCGTTGCCGTCGACCCCCGAGAGAAAACGCTCGCGCAAGTCCAAAAGGAGCTGGACATGCGCGAGGGATTCGACGTCGGACTCGAAATGTCGGGGTCCCCGGCAGCCCTCCGATCCATGCTCGAGAGCATGTGCCATGGCGGAAAGATCGCCATGTTGGGAATTCCCTCCGAACCCATCGCCATCGATTGGAATCTGGTGGTCTTTAACATGTTGACCATCAAAGGTATCTACGGACGGGAGATGTATGAGACCTGGTACAAGATGTCGGTCATGCTCGATAGCGGCCTGGATATCAGCCCGGTTATTACCCATCGCTTCTCTTTCCGTGATTTCGAAAAAGGATTCCAAGCCATGCAGAGCGGGATGTGCGGCAAGGTCGTGTTGGATTGGAGCGACGCCTGA
- the metG gene encoding methionine--tRNA ligase has translation MTPPKLLVTAALPYANGQIHLGHLVEYIQTDIWVRYQRLIGRRCIYICADDTHGTAIMIRARQEGRAEVELIADMQRSHERDFAGFDISFDHYGSTNSDENRQLCHTIWQSLRDANLIVEDDVEQLFDPEAGTFLADRFVKGTCPSCKSPDQYGDNCSKCGATYSPTELIDPVSTLSGATPVAKTAKHLFVRLESLHDFLDSWTQSGEHLQNEIANYLKGHFLGKPLRDWDVSRPAPYFGFEIPDSPGNYWYVWFDAPIGYIASTWQWCKKHNENLEDWWKSDATEIHHFIGKDITYFHTLFWPGVLHSAGFSLPQSVHIHGFLTVDGEKMAKRKGTQVQAATYLKHLDPAYLRYYYASKLGPRLDDIDLNLTEFANKVNSDLVGKVVNLASRTARFIESVGLAPEYPHDGGLFASAASAGEKIAQAYEQLDYARAMRLIMEIADQANAFVENSAPWALKKDPTQQVRLQEVCTIVLNLFRQLCVYLAPVLPRLAEQCGQLLQSPIEHWNDSQSPLVGSPISKFEHLLQRLQPEKVQAMIEESKAEAAPLSETTPSTEVTAAPQDSGDALAAEPLAPVCTIDDFTKVDLRVARIIKAEEVPEAKKLVKLTVSLGGENVRTVFAGIKAAYTLEQLQGRLVVIVANLQPRQMKFGLSEGMVTAAGPGGTEVFLLGVDSGAVPGQRVH, from the coding sequence ATGACTCCACCGAAACTCCTGGTTACCGCGGCGTTGCCCTACGCAAACGGGCAAATCCATTTGGGCCATTTGGTCGAGTACATCCAAACCGATATTTGGGTCCGCTATCAACGTCTGATCGGCCGTCGATGCATCTACATTTGCGCCGACGATACGCACGGCACGGCCATCATGATTCGCGCCCGCCAAGAGGGACGAGCGGAGGTCGAGCTGATCGCCGATATGCAGCGATCGCACGAACGAGATTTCGCGGGTTTCGATATCTCCTTTGATCATTACGGTAGCACGAACAGCGACGAGAACCGCCAGCTTTGCCACACCATTTGGCAGTCCCTTCGCGATGCTAACTTGATCGTGGAGGATGATGTCGAGCAGCTCTTCGACCCCGAAGCAGGGACCTTCCTCGCAGATCGGTTCGTCAAGGGAACTTGCCCCTCCTGCAAATCACCCGATCAGTATGGTGACAACTGCAGCAAATGCGGAGCGACTTACTCCCCGACGGAGTTGATCGATCCGGTGAGCACCCTCAGCGGAGCTACCCCGGTAGCGAAAACGGCTAAGCACTTGTTTGTCCGCCTTGAGAGCTTGCACGACTTCCTCGATTCCTGGACTCAGTCGGGCGAGCACCTGCAAAACGAGATCGCTAACTATCTCAAGGGTCACTTCCTAGGCAAACCTTTGCGCGATTGGGACGTCTCGCGCCCCGCTCCCTATTTCGGTTTCGAGATCCCCGATAGCCCAGGGAACTACTGGTATGTTTGGTTCGATGCGCCGATCGGCTACATCGCCTCGACTTGGCAGTGGTGCAAAAAACACAATGAGAATCTCGAGGACTGGTGGAAGAGCGACGCGACGGAAATCCACCACTTCATTGGCAAAGATATCACCTATTTCCACACCCTCTTTTGGCCCGGCGTTCTCCACTCAGCTGGATTCTCGCTCCCGCAATCCGTTCACATCCACGGATTCCTTACCGTCGATGGTGAGAAGATGGCCAAGAGAAAGGGGACGCAGGTTCAGGCTGCCACCTACCTCAAGCATTTGGATCCCGCGTACCTGCGTTACTACTACGCCTCCAAACTGGGGCCGCGATTGGATGATATCGACCTCAACCTGACCGAGTTTGCCAACAAAGTGAACTCCGATTTGGTCGGCAAGGTCGTGAACTTGGCCAGCCGCACGGCGAGATTCATCGAATCGGTCGGACTCGCTCCCGAATATCCGCATGATGGCGGCCTGTTCGCTTCCGCAGCCTCGGCAGGCGAAAAAATCGCGCAAGCCTACGAACAACTGGACTACGCGCGAGCCATGCGACTCATCATGGAGATCGCCGACCAAGCCAATGCGTTCGTCGAAAACTCGGCTCCTTGGGCACTGAAAAAGGATCCGACTCAACAAGTCCGACTGCAAGAAGTCTGCACCATTGTTCTCAATTTGTTCCGACAACTTTGCGTCTATTTGGCCCCGGTACTCCCGCGGTTGGCCGAGCAATGTGGACAGCTCCTTCAAAGCCCTATTGAGCATTGGAACGACAGCCAAAGTCCATTGGTCGGATCTCCTATCTCCAAATTCGAACACCTTCTCCAAAGACTCCAACCTGAGAAAGTCCAAGCTATGATCGAAGAAAGCAAAGCGGAGGCAGCTCCACTGTCCGAAACAACTCCTAGCACCGAAGTGACCGCAGCGCCCCAAGATTCAGGCGATGCTCTCGCCGCAGAACCGCTCGCTCCCGTCTGCACGATCGACGATTTCACCAAGGTGGATCTGCGGGTCGCGCGAATTATCAAAGCGGAAGAAGTCCCCGAGGCGAAAAAGCTCGTCAAGCTGACTGTATCCTTAGGTGGCGAAAACGTCCGCACTGTCTTTGCCGGAATCAAAGCGGCGTACACGCTGGAGCAGTTGCAGGGGCGATTGGTCGTCATCGTTGCCAATCTGCAGCCTCGTCAAATGAAGTTCGGTTTGAGCGAAGGGATGGTCACGGCAGCTGGCCCTGGAGGAACCGAAGTCTTTTTGCTCGGCGTCGATAGCGGCGCTGTCCCCGGTCAACGGGTTCACTGA
- the pyrE gene encoding orotate phosphoribosyltransferase: MTISYDKQQLIDSIHQHALKFGQFTLASGKQASFYLDCRMVTLHPQGANQIAAGMLDVLEKGAFGGIPQAVGGLAIGADPITASVVVHAGLRQHPILGFMVRKEPKQHGTGKLVEGPVTPGMKVVIVEDVITSGGSALKAAAAAKDFGLDVIGAIGVVDRLEGGRANFDAAGIPLVTLLTIDDLIPPAQR, from the coding sequence ATGACCATTTCTTACGACAAACAACAGCTCATCGACAGCATTCATCAGCATGCCCTCAAGTTCGGGCAGTTCACGTTGGCGAGCGGTAAACAAGCGTCTTTCTATCTCGATTGCCGCATGGTAACGCTTCACCCTCAAGGGGCCAACCAAATTGCTGCAGGCATGCTCGATGTCCTGGAGAAGGGAGCCTTTGGTGGCATTCCACAAGCTGTTGGGGGGCTCGCCATCGGGGCCGACCCCATCACCGCTTCGGTCGTGGTCCATGCCGGATTGCGACAACATCCCATCCTCGGCTTCATGGTTCGCAAAGAACCGAAGCAGCATGGAACTGGAAAGTTGGTCGAAGGGCCCGTGACCCCAGGCATGAAAGTGGTCATCGTCGAAGACGTCATCACTAGCGGCGGCAGCGCCTTGAAAGCAGCTGCCGCGGCTAAGGATTTCGGACTCGATGTGATTGGTGCGATCGGAGTGGTCGATCGACTCGAAGGTGGGCGTGCCAATTTCGACGCAGCAGGGATCCCATTAGTCACCCTGCTTACGATCGATGATCTCATCCCGCCAGCACAGCGTTAG